CCCTTTACACCTGGAGATGGCAGAGCACAGGAGCGATTTTTCATGCCGATACCAATCGGCTGGACTCATAGCGCCGGGGACGCCATATGGCCTCAGCATGGCCCTCACGGCCTCCATGTCCTCCCCGTGTAATATCTGCCTGGAGGGATATCTCCTTGGGAACCTCTCCGAGGCCAACTCCATCACGAAGACCATCTCGAACTCCCCGGTCGCCTTCTCGGCCGGCATCACACTTACGCCTTCACCTTCGCCGAGGTCCGCCCTGAAGCGCGGGATGCGGTAACTCTCAAGGATGTCGGCGATAATAGGCCACATCGAATCCGTATCCCTAACTATGATCGTCATCTCTCTCGGCGGAACCCCCTCATCCATCAAGCTCAGGATCTTAACCGCCACCGCCTCAACCTCATCGAATACGGTTTTCTCCCACATCAAAGTGATAGCCCCCTCGCCTTCAAGCATACCGCCCAGCATGAGCCTCTCCAGAAGCGATGAAATGGGCTGGGGGAGCCTGTGCCGATCGGTCAGACGGACGAGCTCCGGCTGAAACTCATCGATAAACCTTCCGGAGAGATGCGACTCATCCATAAGGTTATCCACGGTCGCCGTCATCCGTCGATCGGCGGAGATCCTCCTGATGAGCGAATAGACGGCGGGCGAGAGGCGTTCGAGCTTATCGACGAGTATCTGAGGGGGAATCGGAATGTGATCGTCAAAACAGCTCAGAGCTCGCCGCGGCAGGTCAGCCTCCAGAAGTTTTCCCTCCACCTCCAGCAGGTCCCTAAACGCCTCCGTTATCGATACCAGATCCTCAACCTTTTCGCTGCGAGATGATATCTCCAGCAGATCGCGGACCTCTATCTCGTTCAGCTCAAGAAGCTCGATCAGCTCAAGAACCTCTCTGGCAAACGTGGGTTTCGACCTCACCTTGTCATAGCTGCTTTTCAATCGGAACGTCTCAGATGAGAGCAATGAGCTGAGATATCCCAGCGCCTCCTGAGATGAGATCGGTCTGAGGCGGGAGGAGGTCTTCAGGATCTCAAGGCATAATTCCCGGACTGTCAACACGCTGAATCCGGACAAAATGCCCTTCAACTCGGAGGCGGTGACCCGATCCGGCGCTATGATCAGGCATTTTTCAGGGCCGACCTCAATCGCCTTTCGGGCGATCAGATATGT
This portion of the Candidatus Poribacteria bacterium genome encodes:
- a CDS encoding PD-(D/E)XK nuclease family protein encodes the protein MKTQLIEGPAGSGKTYLIARKAIEVGPEKCLIIAPDRVTASELKGILSGFSVLTVRELCLEILKTSSRLRPISSQEALGYLSSLLSSETFRLKSSYDKVRSKPTFAREVLELIELLELNEIEVRDLLEISSRSEKVEDLVSITEAFRDLLEVEGKLLEADLPRRALSCFDDHIPIPPQILVDKLERLSPAVYSLIRRISADRRMTATVDNLMDESHLSGRFIDEFQPELVRLTDRHRLPQPISSLLERLMLGGMLEGEGAITLMWEKTVFDEVEAVAVKILSLMDEGVPPREMTIIVRDTDSMWPIIADILESYRIPRFRADLGEGEGVSVMPAEKATGEFEMVFVMELASERFPRRYPSRQILHGEDMEAVRAMLRPYGVPGAMSPADWYRHEKSLLCSAISRCKGRLFLSFAEDYVANLDCKPSPFLVEVMGDKEIDAGGCCSSGIKLERYRISSGKGLRSTVRLCFSLNRSIFTSEGLSSLPEPLPETEIEGVGERRFSHTSIRNYLSCPRNFFFGELLHLPSEKPSRVKFGRIIHDKLRDLHVKFPEMDRVDPETLLKYVLDGLEEEFDPSQFESALERVGYIRLAEVILRRYAEWICENWDKGRKTVSCERKFSWELEGFKLSGKVDRIDLLEDGSYEIIDYKISASSPSPGGIKRRFINLKDDPNYRAEDYQLPIYYFGVTESLGLKVSTLALFYVLNLIASSKPEGRIEIGEEEEEELSGVKREIANTLREISSGIYPPDPRDDFTCTRCPFSFICSRTEIRGR